Proteins co-encoded in one Bacteroidota bacterium genomic window:
- a CDS encoding T9SS type A sorting domain-containing protein, which translates to MKKLFLLLFYFATAAVALAQPQGFIKNFYGNQSADLVLIDIDTTHDGGYIMCGRNFYPGGNSNFIVIKTDSLGNEQWRFTNTDCLPTSSLNANEARKVKETSQYDIVISATIHGLTSPNLGDVIFCKLDSLGNLLWKKQYDFATIENATALEIFDDSTYLLAGSITGGINQIIKVNYWGDTLWTKQLEIFTTGTFIAKEIVLDTQRIYISGSWDSLTPSFASIQKPEVFSIDFSGNLIWCRLLNDTAKSFYPSDYRLTLNKHLFLAYINAPNSVVPKGSFTIFKLDTTGNLLGQKLYFESNKSFGSDIFFNDSCLINYNNGSGGFDSINLYKYNLHANQNINAVNYAANKIIMIKCVVTRNNEVSFLCVYSDAGYHYSILVKTNQSFIGIKNIIWDDIVFRVYPNPADDRVTIEQSNNIALTGQISICFFEAGGKVVLNQPLKTSQKQLQIKTKNFPSGTYTYQIKDKSQVFKSGKIIIAH; encoded by the coding sequence ATGAAAAAACTCTTCTTACTTCTATTTTATTTTGCTACTGCTGCTGTGGCACTTGCACAACCCCAAGGCTTTATTAAAAATTTTTACGGTAACCAAAGTGCCGATTTGGTATTGATTGACATCGATACCACACACGATGGTGGATACATTATGTGTGGAAGGAACTTTTATCCCGGAGGTAACAGCAATTTTATAGTAATAAAAACCGACAGCCTTGGCAACGAGCAGTGGCGTTTTACCAACACCGATTGCCTTCCAACATCAAGCTTGAATGCGAATGAGGCAAGGAAGGTAAAGGAAACATCTCAATATGATATTGTTATTTCAGCAACTATTCATGGATTAACTAGCCCAAACTTAGGTGATGTTATTTTTTGCAAATTGGATAGCCTTGGAAACTTGCTCTGGAAAAAGCAATACGACTTTGCAACGATAGAAAATGCAACTGCCTTAGAAATATTTGATGACTCGACTTATTTGCTTGCCGGTAGCATTACAGGTGGAATAAACCAGATTATTAAAGTAAACTATTGGGGCGATACATTGTGGACTAAGCAATTAGAAATATTTACGACTGGCACATTCATCGCTAAAGAAATAGTTCTTGACACTCAAAGGATTTATATTTCAGGAAGCTGGGATTCATTAACCCCATCATTTGCAAGTATTCAGAAGCCAGAAGTTTTTAGCATCGACTTTTCTGGTAACTTAATTTGGTGCAGATTGCTTAATGATACAGCCAAGTCCTTCTACCCATCTGATTATAGATTAACACTTAATAAGCATTTATTTTTAGCTTATATTAATGCTCCAAATTCAGTAGTGCCCAAAGGCTCATTCACCATTTTTAAGTTAGACACCACAGGAAATCTTCTTGGGCAGAAACTTTATTTTGAGAGCAATAAAAGCTTTGGATCTGATATTTTTTTCAATGATAGCTGTTTGATTAATTACAATAATGGTTCAGGAGGATTTGATTCCATCAACCTGTATAAATACAATTTACACGCGAATCAAAACATCAATGCAGTAAACTATGCTGCGAATAAAATTATTATGATAAAATGCGTTGTTACACGCAATAATGAAGTGTCTTTCTTATGCGTTTATAGTGATGCTGGTTATCATTACAGCATTTTAGTCAAAACCAACCAAAGCTTTATAGGAATTAAAAATATTATTTGGGATGATATAGTGTTTAGGGTTTATCCCAATCCTGCCGATGATAGAGTAACTATTGAACAAAGTAACAATATTGCGCTAACTGGTCAAATTTCTATTTGCTTTTTTGAGGCTGGTGGAAAAGTGGTACTTAATCAACCGCTTAAAACATCGCAAAAACAATTGCAGATAAAAACCAAAAATTTTCCATCAGGAACATACACTTATCAAATCAAAGATAAATCACAAGTCTTCAAATCAGGCAAAATTATAATCGCTCACTAA
- a CDS encoding T9SS type A sorting domain-containing protein, which produces MKLTLPMNSFKIVGILVATFIFSVPSNAAYVTVPCSGFTADVVANGVGNPLNSTDSTFDAAGFYLLDSSYRYTVGGIAPAHALSPSGYIQSVATSGLAFQLASFSGANSLRIDVSNSAKTLTFTNPVSASQVFVLGATGSGAGIVSISVNFTDATSQTFTAQSLPDWFNGTGFAIQGIGRVNSANAQPTGVTAPTDPRLYQKTLTLSAANYTKLISGITVTRTSTAGVINIMAVSIATPPVGIQSLENTATAMLQIVPNPVISDFNVYINNAANSNDIATVKIYSIIGKLVYSSTQAIINENKLAIRPDKALPSGIYLLETEINSKQYFQKFSVK; this is translated from the coding sequence ATGAAGCTAACCCTACCTATGAATTCTTTTAAAATAGTCGGCATTTTGGTAGCCACTTTTATTTTTTCAGTACCTTCAAATGCTGCCTATGTAACAGTACCCTGCAGTGGATTTACTGCGGATGTAGTTGCCAATGGTGTGGGTAATCCTCTAAACTCGACCGATTCAACCTTTGATGCTGCAGGTTTTTATTTACTTGATTCAAGCTATCGTTATACTGTAGGGGGTATTGCACCGGCGCATGCGCTTTCTCCTTCGGGATATATACAAAGTGTTGCTACAAGTGGACTTGCTTTTCAATTGGCATCCTTTTCAGGAGCAAATAGTTTGCGTATTGATGTTTCCAACTCTGCAAAAACATTGACATTTACTAACCCTGTAAGTGCTTCTCAGGTATTTGTATTGGGAGCTACCGGCAGTGGAGCCGGTATTGTAAGCATCAGCGTAAATTTTACCGATGCAACTTCTCAAACTTTTACAGCACAATCGCTACCGGATTGGTTTAATGGAACCGGATTTGCGATACAGGGAATTGGAAGAGTAAATTCAGCAAACGCACAACCAACGGGAGTTACCGCCCCAACCGATCCACGTTTATATCAAAAAACACTTACATTAAGTGCAGCTAATTACACCAAATTAATTTCAGGAATAACAGTTACTCGTACCAGTACTGCCGGTGTTATAAATATTATGGCTGTTTCTATAGCTACCCCACCAGTCGGAATTCAATCGCTCGAAAACACTGCTACAGCTATGTTACAGATAGTACCCAATCCAGTAATTTCTGATTTCAACGTTTATATAAATAATGCTGCAAACAGTAATGATATAGCTACAGTTAAAATATATTCCATTATTGGTAAATTAGTTTACAGCTCAACACAAGCCATAATAAACGAAAATAAGCTAGCCATTCGCCCGGATAAAGCGCTTCCTTCGGGCATTTACTTGCTAGAAACTGAAATTAATTCGAAGCAGTACTTTCAGAAGTTTAGTGTGAAGTAA
- the atpG gene encoding ATP synthase F1 subunit gamma — MANLKEVRLRITSVSSTQQITKAMKMVSAAKLRRAQDAVTQMRPYASKLREILENVSSTLEGSAGGAFSKQRAEKNVLLVVITSNRGLCGAFNANVIKTANKLIKEEYKGSKVSVFCLGKKGADFFRKTTVPVLDGDKAASLNAVYDKLNFATVAPHAERIMKAFENAEFDKVVLIYNQFKNAAVQILTTENYLPVLKAKATTVVKKGSSADYIFEPNKETIVENLIPKSLKTQLYKALLDSHAAEHGARMTAMHKATDNAGDLIKELKLMYNKARQAAITNEILEIVGGAEALEG, encoded by the coding sequence ATGGCAAATTTAAAAGAGGTTCGTTTACGTATTACTTCGGTATCGAGTACTCAGCAAATTACCAAAGCCATGAAAATGGTTTCGGCTGCTAAACTGCGACGCGCACAAGATGCCGTAACACAAATGCGCCCATATGCATCTAAGTTACGCGAAATTTTAGAAAATGTGAGTTCCACATTAGAAGGAAGTGCAGGTGGCGCTTTCTCAAAACAACGTGCCGAAAAGAATGTATTGTTGGTGGTAATTACTTCGAACCGAGGCTTGTGTGGAGCATTTAATGCAAACGTGATTAAAACTGCCAACAAGCTTATTAAAGAGGAATACAAGGGAAGTAAAGTGAGCGTATTTTGTTTAGGTAAAAAAGGAGCCGATTTTTTTCGTAAAACCACCGTTCCTGTGCTCGATGGCGACAAAGCAGCAAGCTTAAATGCCGTGTATGATAAGTTAAATTTTGCTACTGTAGCGCCACATGCTGAACGCATCATGAAAGCATTTGAAAATGCTGAATTTGATAAAGTAGTTTTAATTTACAACCAATTTAAAAACGCAGCTGTTCAAATTTTAACCACCGAAAATTACCTTCCTGTGTTAAAAGCAAAAGCTACAACTGTAGTTAAAAAAGGCAGTTCAGCTGATTATATTTTTGAACCGAATAAAGAGACCATTGTTGAGAATTTAATTCCTAAATCGCTAAAAACACAACTGTACAAAGCCTTATTAGATTCACATGCTGCCGAGCATGGGGCGCGTATGACGGCTATGCACAAAGCAACCGACAATGCAGGTGATTTAATTAAAGAGTTAAAACTCATGTACAACAAAGCGCGTCAAGCAGCCATCACCAACGAAATACTTGAAATAGTAGGTGGAGCTGAAGCCCTTGAAGGATAA
- a CDS encoding four helix bundle protein, producing MEKKHNIILTKTFEFACNILDLNEKLVELKQYQVANQIVRSGTSIGANVTEAQRAVSKADFINKLGIALKEADETKYWLELINKKLIKIDVKMNNEVEEIISILVSIINSSRKSEKK from the coding sequence ATGGAAAAGAAGCATAACATAATTCTTACCAAGACATTTGAATTTGCTTGTAACATATTAGATTTGAATGAGAAATTAGTTGAACTAAAGCAGTACCAAGTTGCCAATCAAATTGTAAGAAGTGGAACGAGCATTGGAGCTAATGTAACAGAGGCACAAAGAGCAGTTAGTAAGGCTGATTTTATAAATAAGTTGGGGATTGCATTAAAAGAAGCGGATGAAACCAAATATTGGTTGGAATTAATTAATAAAAAACTAATTAAGATTGATGTTAAAATGAACAATGAAGTAGAGGAGATTATCAGTATTCTGGTATCAATAATTAACTCCTCCAGAAAATCAGAAAAAAAATAA
- a CDS encoding F0F1 ATP synthase subunit alpha — protein sequence MAEVRPAEVSAILRQQLSGFKSEAQLEEVGTVLEVGDGIARIYGLSNVQSGELIEFDNGLKGIVLNLEEDNVGAVLLGSSTSIKEGDTAKRTRRIASVNVGNGMLGRVVDTLGQPIDGKGPITGETFEMPLERKAPGVIYRQPVNEPLQTGIKAIDAMIPIGRGQRELIIGDRQTGKTAVAIDTIINQKEFYEAGNPVFCIYVAIGQKGSTVANIVKTLEENGAMAFTVVVAATASDPAPMQFYAPFTGAAIGEFFRDSGKPALIVYDDLSKQAVAYREVSLLLRRPPGREAYPGDVFYLHSRLLERAAKINASDAIAKSMNDLPDSIKGIVKGGGSLTALPIIETQAGDVSAYIPTNVISITDGQIFLESNLFNSGVRPAINVGISVSRVGGNAQIKSMKKIAGTLKLDQAQFRELEAFSKFGSDLDAATKAVLDKGIRNVEILKQGQYSPLTVEKQVAIIYCGTKGLLREVPTTRVREFETEFLSFMELKHKDVLNDLKAGKLTDEITGTLERVAKEISAKYKA from the coding sequence ATGGCAGAAGTAAGACCGGCAGAAGTATCTGCAATATTAAGACAACAGTTATCTGGTTTCAAATCGGAAGCACAGTTAGAGGAAGTAGGTACCGTACTCGAAGTGGGTGACGGTATTGCTCGTATCTACGGATTAAGCAATGTACAATCGGGAGAGTTGATTGAATTCGACAACGGTTTAAAAGGCATCGTTTTGAACCTTGAAGAGGATAACGTAGGAGCCGTATTATTAGGAAGCTCTACTTCTATTAAAGAAGGCGACACTGCAAAGCGTACCCGAAGAATTGCATCGGTAAATGTTGGTAATGGCATGTTAGGTCGTGTGGTTGATACTTTAGGTCAACCTATCGATGGAAAAGGTCCTATTACCGGCGAAACTTTTGAAATGCCATTAGAGCGTAAAGCACCGGGGGTAATTTATCGTCAGCCTGTAAACGAACCATTACAAACCGGTATTAAGGCGATTGATGCCATGATTCCTATTGGTCGTGGACAACGTGAGTTGATTATTGGTGACCGTCAAACCGGAAAAACAGCGGTAGCAATCGATACCATCATTAATCAAAAAGAATTTTACGAAGCAGGAAATCCTGTATTTTGTATATATGTTGCGATTGGACAAAAAGGTTCAACCGTAGCCAACATCGTTAAAACATTGGAAGAAAACGGAGCAATGGCCTTTACTGTTGTAGTTGCGGCAACTGCTTCTGATCCTGCACCAATGCAGTTTTATGCTCCTTTTACAGGTGCAGCAATTGGCGAATTTTTCCGCGATTCAGGAAAACCGGCATTGATTGTTTATGATGATTTATCAAAACAAGCTGTGGCTTACCGTGAGGTTTCTTTGTTATTGCGTCGTCCACCGGGACGTGAAGCATATCCTGGTGACGTGTTTTACTTGCACAGTCGTTTGCTTGAAAGAGCTGCTAAAATCAATGCATCGGATGCAATTGCAAAGAGCATGAACGATTTACCCGATTCTATCAAAGGAATCGTAAAAGGAGGAGGATCCTTAACTGCGCTTCCAATTATTGAAACACAAGCAGGTGACGTATCCGCTTATATCCCAACCAACGTAATTTCAATTACCGATGGACAAATTTTCCTTGAGTCGAATTTATTTAACTCAGGTGTTCGTCCTGCAATTAACGTAGGTATTTCGGTATCGCGTGTAGGAGGTAATGCGCAAATTAAATCGATGAAAAAAATTGCCGGAACTTTAAAATTAGACCAGGCACAATTCCGCGAATTGGAAGCTTTCTCTAAATTTGGTTCTGACTTAGATGCTGCAACCAAAGCTGTTCTTGATAAGGGTATTAGAAACGTAGAAATATTAAAACAAGGACAATATTCTCCACTTACAGTTGAAAAACAAGTAGCCATTATTTACTGTGGAACAAAAGGTTTGTTACGTGAGGTTCCTACAACTCGTGTGCGTGAATTTGAAACTGAATTTTTATCGTTTATGGAGTTAAAACACAAAGACGTATTGAACGATTTAAAAGCAGGGAAATTAACCGACGAAATTACCGGCACACTGGAACGTGTTGCCAAAGAAATTTCGGCTAAATACAAGGCTTAA
- the atpH gene encoding ATP synthase F1 subunit delta has product MKDTKVATRYAKSLLELSIELKSLEVVLADMKLINSVGNANAELVTVLRSPIIKSDKKLKILTEIFGNHISPITQKLLHLLSSKSREAYIVDISEQFVNQYKTHKGITTAIISSAVALDDVSRKRVLDLVKASANSEVELEEQTRADLIGGFVLRIGDTQVDASVLRQIKNLKRNFSENPYVKEF; this is encoded by the coding sequence ATGAAAGATACTAAAGTAGCCACACGCTATGCAAAATCTTTGCTTGAGCTGTCCATCGAATTAAAATCGTTGGAAGTAGTGCTGGCTGATATGAAATTAATAAATTCGGTAGGAAATGCGAACGCTGAGTTAGTTACTGTTCTCAGAAGTCCGATTATTAAGTCAGATAAAAAATTAAAAATATTGACCGAAATTTTTGGAAATCATATTAGTCCGATTACCCAAAAATTGTTGCACTTGTTGAGCAGCAAATCTCGTGAAGCATACATCGTTGATATTTCGGAACAATTTGTAAATCAATACAAAACACATAAAGGTATAACTACCGCAATAATTTCGAGCGCAGTTGCATTGGACGATGTTTCGCGCAAACGAGTACTCGATTTAGTAAAAGCTTCTGCAAATTCGGAAGTTGAACTAGAAGAACAAACACGAGCTGATTTGATTGGAGGTTTTGTATTGCGCATTGGCGATACACAAGTTGATGCCAGTGTGCTTCGACAAATAAAAAATTTGAAGAGAAATTTCAGTGAAAATCCATACGTTAAAGAATTTTAA
- a CDS encoding F0F1 ATP synthase subunit B produces MELVTPAFGLVFWMSITFLTVLLLLKKFAWKPILNMIKEREESIEKALSSAEKAKNEMASLKASNEKILSDAKLERDALLKEARELKESMINEAKGKASAEADKIVAAARETIANEKLAAITELKNQVATLSIEVAEKVLRQSLANDEKQKAYVKQLLDEVKLN; encoded by the coding sequence ATGGAATTAGTTACCCCCGCATTCGGCCTCGTTTTTTGGATGTCGATTACTTTTTTAACAGTGCTATTACTGTTGAAAAAATTTGCCTGGAAGCCAATCTTAAACATGATTAAAGAGCGTGAGGAAAGTATTGAAAAAGCACTTTCTTCAGCTGAAAAAGCAAAAAACGAAATGGCTTCTTTAAAAGCCAGTAACGAGAAAATCTTAAGCGATGCTAAGTTAGAACGTGATGCTTTATTGAAAGAAGCTCGCGAGTTAAAAGAGAGCATGATTAATGAAGCAAAAGGAAAAGCGAGTGCTGAAGCAGATAAAATTGTTGCTGCTGCTCGCGAAACTATTGCAAATGAGAAATTGGCTGCAATTACTGAACTAAAAAATCAAGTTGCTACCTTGTCAATTGAGGTTGCTGAAAAGGTTTTACGTCAGAGTTTGGCTAACGATGAGAAACAAAAGGCATATGTGAAGCAATTGCTGGATGAAGTAAAATTGAATTAA
- the atpE gene encoding ATP synthase F0 subunit C: MLSTILLQAAEQAGGLGIGYGIAALGAGLAAVGAGLGIGRIGGSALESIARQPEAINDIRANMILTAALIEGAAFFAMVVGLLVVFK, from the coding sequence ATGTTGTCAACAATTTTATTACAAGCAGCAGAGCAAGCCGGAGGCCTAGGAATAGGATATGGTATTGCCGCATTAGGAGCAGGACTTGCAGCCGTTGGTGCTGGCCTAGGTATTGGCCGTATCGGTGGAAGTGCATTAGAATCAATTGCTCGTCAACCGGAAGCTATTAACGATATCCGTGCGAACATGATTCTTACTGCAGCGCTTATCGAAGGTGCTGCCTTCTTTGCGATGGTTGTTGGACTTCTTGTTGTTTTCAAGTAG
- the atpB gene encoding F0F1 ATP synthase subunit A has protein sequence MTNKFNTFRTFLSGISLFLALTLVSTPIYSQTHESDSLVSSHMDTLVAEEHHGTEAHHEEGPKKFDAGKLISEHIADAHDWHIMGEGEHSVAVPLPIIVYSSERGLDVFMSSNFSHGHKTYKGYQLKENKIVAVNEMESVDAHEATVNEALTAELYDISITKNTATLLFSVALLLYIMITVARAYSRNPGKAPKGLQSFVEPLIIFIRDDIAKASIGKKYEKFMPYLLTVFFFILINNLLGLIPVIPGGANLTGNIAITMTLAVLTFIITSINGTKHYWMHIVAMPGVPKWVLLLLTPIEILGVFLRPFVLMIRLFANITAGHIIALSFFSLIFIFGEIHTGAGLGVSVVSVAFTVFMGFLEILVAFLQAYVFTLLSSIYFGAAVEDSHHDTHDHDAHVEEAAII, from the coding sequence ATGACCAATAAATTCAATACTTTCAGAACTTTTTTATCAGGTATTTCGCTGTTTTTAGCACTTACGCTTGTTAGCACCCCCATATATTCGCAAACCCATGAAAGCGATTCGCTTGTTTCAAGCCATATGGATACCCTTGTTGCTGAAGAACATCACGGAACTGAAGCACATCATGAAGAAGGTCCAAAAAAATTCGATGCCGGTAAATTAATCTCTGAACACATAGCAGATGCACACGACTGGCATATTATGGGCGAAGGTGAGCATTCGGTTGCTGTACCACTACCTATAATCGTATATTCAAGTGAACGTGGACTTGATGTATTTATGAGCAGTAATTTTTCACACGGCCATAAAACTTACAAAGGCTACCAGTTAAAAGAAAATAAGATAGTGGCAGTGAATGAGATGGAAAGCGTAGATGCGCACGAGGCTACTGTAAACGAAGCTTTAACTGCTGAACTCTATGATATTTCGATTACCAAAAATACTGCAACTTTGTTATTTAGTGTAGCACTTTTGCTTTACATAATGATAACCGTAGCCAGAGCTTACTCTCGCAATCCGGGTAAAGCTCCTAAAGGTCTACAATCATTTGTTGAACCGCTTATTATTTTTATCCGCGACGACATTGCTAAAGCTAGCATCGGGAAAAAATATGAAAAGTTTATGCCTTATTTGTTAACGGTTTTCTTTTTCATTTTGATTAATAATTTATTAGGGTTAATCCCTGTTATCCCAGGAGGAGCCAATCTAACCGGTAATATTGCTATTACAATGACTTTGGCTGTGTTAACTTTTATCATTACGAGTATCAATGGTACAAAACACTATTGGATGCACATAGTTGCCATGCCGGGTGTTCCAAAATGGGTGCTTTTGTTATTAACCCCAATTGAAATATTAGGCGTGTTTTTGCGTCCATTTGTATTAATGATCCGATTGTTTGCGAACATAACTGCAGGACATATCATTGCTTTATCGTTTTTTAGTTTGATTTTTATTTTTGGTGAGATTCATACCGGAGCCGGTTTAGGTGTATCGGTTGTATCTGTTGCATTTACTGTATTTATGGGCTTCCTCGAAATATTGGTAGCATTTTTACAAGCTTATGTATTTACCCTATTATCTTCAATTTATTTTGGCGCTGCTGTTGAAGATTCGCATCACGATACACATGATCATGATGCACATGTAGAAGAAGCAGCGATTATTTAA
- a CDS encoding T9SS type A sorting domain-containing protein, giving the protein MKKLLQISLAALLFFSVENSFAQRYLNEVFTNVTITPNVKYGRNISVLTGSPVAQDLFMDVYEPTGDTATKRPVVIYLHTGSFLPTPLNGSPTGSKSDSAVVEMCSRFAKRGYVACAVSYRLGWNPQSANQDVRTGTLLNAVYRGIIDAKTSVRFMRENFTVGGNTFKVDTSKFVIGGQGTGGYIAFAYASLDKVAELNLTKFLDASFAPYVNQALAGNFGGTDSTFLNSPSQNHPTYSDKASMIFNLGGALGDSSWLEAGDIPMVAFHVPSDPFAPYTYGAVIVPVLNLFVVNVSGSHDVIRRANQLGNNNIINNVTYTDPYTTAANAVNGGYASLMPFYLPGPQAGPWEWWDPANTNHNAGLATNPNMSKTKGMAYIDTIQGYLAPRIAKVLGLPGAPIGIKSIDSQKAAVSVYPNPSQADIKISSNENIAQIYVYDALGNLVKQINNVNANSYLLERKGMEAGIYLVKTMSDKNHQSIQKVVMQ; this is encoded by the coding sequence ATGAAAAAACTGTTACAAATTAGTCTTGCTGCCTTGCTTTTTTTCTCTGTGGAGAATAGCTTTGCACAACGATACCTGAACGAGGTATTTACCAATGTTACTATAACGCCGAATGTAAAATACGGCCGAAATATTTCGGTGTTAACAGGTTCTCCTGTAGCGCAAGATTTATTTATGGATGTGTATGAGCCAACTGGCGACACAGCTACTAAGCGACCTGTTGTAATTTATTTACATACCGGAAGTTTTTTACCAACTCCTTTAAATGGTTCACCAACAGGATCAAAATCGGACAGTGCAGTAGTTGAAATGTGCAGCCGATTTGCAAAACGCGGATATGTTGCTTGTGCAGTGTCTTATCGTTTAGGATGGAATCCACAAAGTGCTAACCAAGACGTTCGTACCGGCACTTTATTAAATGCTGTATACCGTGGAATTATCGATGCTAAAACATCAGTTCGTTTTATGCGCGAAAATTTCACTGTAGGTGGAAATACCTTTAAAGTTGATACCAGCAAATTTGTAATCGGTGGTCAAGGAACCGGCGGGTATATTGCCTTTGCGTATGCTTCGCTTGATAAAGTGGCAGAATTAAACCTAACTAAATTTTTAGATGCTTCTTTTGCTCCTTATGTAAACCAGGCATTGGCCGGTAACTTTGGGGGTACTGATTCAACTTTCTTAAACTCTCCTTCACAAAATCATCCTACTTATTCAGATAAGGCTAGTATGATTTTTAATTTAGGTGGTGCTTTAGGAGATTCTTCTTGGTTAGAAGCAGGTGATATTCCAATGGTTGCATTTCACGTTCCAAGCGATCCATTTGCTCCATACACTTATGGAGCTGTTATCGTTCCAGTGTTGAATTTGTTTGTGGTAAACGTAAGCGGAAGTCATGATGTAATTCGCAGAGCCAACCAATTAGGAAACAATAATATCATCAACAATGTAACTTATACCGACCCCTACACTACTGCAGCAAATGCTGTAAATGGTGGGTATGCCAGCTTAATGCCATTTTATCTTCCAGGTCCACAAGCAGGTCCTTGGGAATGGTGGGATCCGGCAAATACGAATCACAATGCAGGATTGGCAACTAATCCAAATATGAGCAAAACTAAGGGAATGGCTTACATTGATACCATCCAAGGTTATCTTGCTCCACGTATTGCAAAAGTATTAGGCTTACCGGGTGCACCTATTGGAATTAAGTCAATTGATTCTCAAAAGGCAGCGGTTTCGGTATATCCAAATCCTTCTCAAGCCGATATCAAAATAAGCAGCAACGAAAACATTGCACAAATTTATGTTTATGATGCTTTGGGTAATTTGGTTAAACAAATTAACAATGTAAATGCAAACAGCTATTTATTAGAACGCAAAGGAATGGAAGCCGGTATTTATTTAGTAAAAACCATGAGCGATAAAAATCATCAATCCATCCAAAAAGTGGTGATGCAATAA